Below is a genomic region from Culicoides brevitarsis isolate CSIRO-B50_1 chromosome 2, AGI_CSIRO_Cbre_v1, whole genome shotgun sequence.
TTCCTCTatgcattttattataataatttgtttgtaaTAACATTAGAATATTTCCATGAGAGTAAATTCACGGAGAGAAAGCGTTTGGCATTCAGATGAGCAgccaaaagtcattttttattgcgGAGGATGGACGACGTAACAaacaacgaagaagaagaagaaaaaaaattataaaggacCAAGAAATGTGTAATCGTaagtaataatatttactcAAGTGGATGCTTTTCgttccgtatttttttttacttcgttTTTGGGATAAAGTTTATCGACTTTTTtgctattatttaaatatttataggaagattttattaaaaaaaaggaggaagaaAGAAATGGAGACAATGGAATTGTTAGAGAgagaattttatgcaaaaataggaacaattgtttctttttttttttttagaaatttttacataaaaatggtCCTTGGTGAGTTTATTgtgtggatttttatttttacgatggCGAGTAACGAGGTCAGTATTTTTTCTCGCTTTTGTTTGTCTTCTAACAATAGAAATAGTATTTGGCGAATGTACTTGGACATTGTATGAAATCTTAGAttgcaaaacaaattttatttttaatttttaacaaaaattatcttttttttacttgtctTAAAATACTAACATTgaagttttcgaaaaaaatatataaaaaaattatttttgaacggtaagaaaatttaaaacaaaaataaaataaaaaagtttaaaaaaaagcttcaataaaatttaaaaataaaatcctaacctataaaaaaaataacttcatgaataaataaatttatttatattgaactttttgtcccaaaaatttaaaaaaaataaaaaaaaatttaaacactttttcatattgaaaaaaaattgttttttgtcattaatgaatagttttagttgattttttggtaaatatttttttgataatttaaaatatatctcagagtatttcaaggtaaaaatttaaacaaaaaattttcgtaaaaaaactgtcaaaaaattttgaaaaataatttttttaaaaaaaaaattttaaagattaatatttattagattagatttttaatacgaaaattctttaaaattaaaaatttttggaaaattccttaaaaaaatatgtctttttgaaatggggcatgaaatatttaaaaaatattttaaaaaataataaaaaaaatatattgaaaaatgttaaagttttccatttctaaaatatttttttatatttctcaaaaaataaatcataaaaaaattaaaaaaaaaaataatttaaacttgtCTTCTGAACAAAAATGGCTTCGACGGTTAAAAAATCTGcataaaacaactttttgagGATtgcaaggaaaaataaaactataatacggataaattttataaaaatttttactatattaattctattttatttttaatttgtattaatttttaataatttctaaatataattcaattttaaggcGATTTTGGTCAATatcagttcaaaaattatctttttttgagtaaacttCAGTATTTGAGATTCCATATGAATACTTTTTTCCATATTCTTtacatttaaatcaataactttagatatttttttattcgaataattcctcgtattttatttaaatctggAAAATTTCGACTCGACGTTCGAGGAAAAAACACCTGTTGATTCCTAGCTTTGCTAAATTGActtcattaaattgaaatttttccaaaattcctTCAAGCCTTAGaagtttttcaagttttgtaagaattttttgaatgtttactGACTTCATGCTTCATCAAAGTATCTTTTCTCCTAAAACTTTGTTCACAAATTCCACATTTGAACGGTTTTTCGCCTGTATGACCTCTTTCGTGTGTTTCCAACAACGATTTCCTCACAAATTTCATTCCACATTCCTGACattcgaaaacttttttaatatttttttgatgaactaATCTTTCATGAGACTTCAACTCAGAATTTGTGAAGAATTTTCCCGAGCAAGTACCACAAACGAAATTTCTCGTGCCAGAATGTCTCAATAAATGTGCCTTCAATGCCATTTTCGACTTGTAACTGCGATGACATTCGTTGCATTGGAATAATCGATCAGCAGAATGAGTTTTCTTGTGAACAACGAGATTCACAGAGCAATAAAAGACTTTGGCGCAAATGTCACAAAcgtaagtttttgattttgtgtGTTGAGAATTCACGTGTTTCGATAAATTATCTCTTGCGGTGAAGGATTTCGAGCAAAAATCGCATTTGAAaggtttgaattttgaatgagTACGTAAATGGCGGTCCAGATTGTTGCGATGAGAGATTTCTTTGGAGCAGACAGGACaggaaattgatgatttttgatctaaaatgaaagaaaaattaaaaatttggtaagaaattagtagaaaaagttaaatttacttGAGGAAGCTGTTTTGTTAGGccttaaaaatgtttctttttctgGTAAATTCACAGAaatcttttcttctttatgTGAAATTCGCACTAAATTCGAGTTTCTGTCCAATAATTTAGATGAATCTTCATTTTCTACTATAATTTCTTCTGCTAAAGACTCTTCAGCTGCACCAAATTCACTATCAGAGTCTTTTGATATTCGAAATGAGTCTTCATCTCTcccattttcatcaatttctaacttttt
It encodes:
- the LOC134831495 gene encoding gastrula zinc finger protein XlCGF64.1-like, which produces MFSSKLEIGDQCRTCLSTKEPFLSIFEDNLCEIYQELTRLEVTKDDNFSKEICVACVQRLKAVKKFKKLCIKSHQILTEEANEMRKKLEIDENGRDEDSFRISKDSDSEFGAAEESLAEEIIVENEDSSKLLDRNSNLVRISHKEEKISVNLPEKETFLRPNKTASSNQKSSISCPVCSKEISHRNNLDRHLRTHSKFKPFKCDFCSKSFTARDNLSKHVNSQHTKSKTYVCDICAKVFYCSVNLVVHKKTHSADRLFQCNECHRSYKSKMALKAHLLRHSGTRNFVCGTCSGKFFTNSELKSHERLVHQKNIKKVFECQECGMKFVRKSLLETHERGHTGEKPFKCGICEQSFRRKDTLMKHEVSKHSKNSYKT